From a region of the Chitinophagaceae bacterium genome:
- a CDS encoding 30S ribosomal protein S15, with translation MSYLTKEKKQEIFKDFGGSEMNTGSVEGQVALLTFRISSLTDHLKKHRKDFSTTQALNRMVGKRKRLLKYLQRRNLEGYRKLIEDLKLRR, from the coding sequence ATGTCATATTTAACAAAAGAAAAAAAACAAGAAATCTTTAAAGATTTCGGTGGTTCAGAAATGAACACAGGATCTGTAGAAGGCCAGGTTGCCTTATTAACGTTTCGTATATCGAGCTTAACAGACCATTTGAAGAAACATCGTAAAGATTTTTCAACCACACAAGCCCTGAACCGGATGGTTGGAAAGAGAAAAAGGTTGCTAAAGTACCTTCAGAGAAGAAATCTGGAAGGTTACAGAAAGTTAATCGAAGATTTAAAATTAAGAAGATAA
- a CDS encoding Lacal_2735 family protein: protein MFGLFKKDPLKKLEKDYLELMEKGRDAQRNGDLHAYGDYVGKAEEIMKKIEELKKKGES from the coding sequence ATGTTTGGATTATTTAAGAAAGACCCCCTAAAGAAATTAGAAAAAGATTATCTTGAGCTAATGGAAAAAGGCAGAGATGCTCAAAGAAATGGTGACCTCCATGCCTACGGAGATTATGTAGGAAAAGCTGAAGAAATAATGAAAAAAATTGAAGAGCTAAAGAAAAAAGGCGAGTCTTAG